One window of Plasmodium falciparum 3D7 genome assembly, chromosome: 7 genomic DNA carries:
- a CDS encoding rhoptry-associated membrane antigen has product MNVLLLSLLVVQNIVTYLEQIKNGISGHYTEDHNIKNNNCISFSDYERSIKNFSISSHAENNYDNIINEYKKIKDINNNINILSSVHRKGRILYDSFLEINKLENDKKEKHEKEDEYEDNDESFLETEEYEDNEDEKYNKDEDDYAESFIETDEYEDNEDDKYNKDEDDYSESFIETDEYDDNEEEQYNKDEDDYTDSFIETDHYENNDDKNEEEEEYNDQDNDYGYNFLETDEYDDSEEYDYDDKEYGESFLEKEEGEEMKDEEMKDEEMKDVEMKDEEMKDEEMKYDEMKNEEMKYDEMKDEVMKDEEMKDEVMKDEEMKDEQMKYEEFKNEESKNEESKNEESKNEESKNEEFKNEESKNEEFKNEEFKNEDMSYDEYMGYKKKEEDESYNTFNGTKKNNTSNSFLEKDLQGDSDDELHSTFYSKNVDKENYDDKNIFYGYSDNDDESFLETDSYEEYEDEDKDVEDEYEESFLQNDEKKMVFYDLYKPEENESYYEKKQKKEEKEEKEEKEQSLNKQNDMEDQEDNEEYKFEEENKEDLLDVQQDEELPSEGKQKVKGKSFDNEHLNEIQNVSDVHAFIQKDMKYLDDLIDEEQTIKDAVKKSAYKGNKKLGNNKKSQMILEEEPEENFEEDADEELNKLMEQEKNIVDKEIKNSKANKSNKKLQFNNTNKQNKMYMKNEYNNKTKNNKNNKFEQQNYDESYMDDDYEQNEEFNDNNQSEDMKETNELDKINDELLTDQGPNEDTLLENNNKIFDNKFVAHKKREKSISPHSYQKVSTKVQNKEDMENKEEKQLINDEAAMTAEELVELENTEDVNTPTMVETEEIDSDENGNKSSSSISYISSIVFLMVTLLYFMN; this is encoded by the exons atgaatgttCTACTTCTGTCTTTGCTTGTTGTACAAAATATAGTAACATATTtagaacaaataaaaaatggtaTAAGCGGTCATTATACAGAAG atcataatattaagaataataattgtattaGCTTTTCTGATTATGAGAGATCAATAAAAAACTTTTCTATTTCTTCTCATGcagaaaataattatgataatataataaatgaatataaaaaaataaaagatattaacaacaatataaacatattatcaTCAGTACATAGAAAAGGAAGAATATTGTACGACAGCTttttagaaataaataagttggaaaatgacaaaaaagagaaacatgaaaaagaagatgaatatgaagataatgatgaaaGCTTTTTAGAAACTGAAGAATATGAAGATAATgaagatgaaaaatataacaaagaTGAAGATGATTATGCAGAAAGTTTTATTGAGACTGATGAATATGAAGataatgaagatgataaatataataaagatgaaGATGATTATTCAGAAAGCTTTATTGAGACTGAtgaatatgatgataatgaagaagaacaatataataaagatgaaGATGATTATACAGATAGTTTTATTGAGACAGACCATTATGAAAATAacgatgataaaaatgaagaagaagaagaatataaTGATCAAGATAATGATTATGGATATAACTTTTTAGAAACTGACGAATACGATGATAGCGAAGAATATGATTACGACGATAAGGAATACGGAGAGAGTTTCCTCGAAAAAGAAGAAGGTGAAGAAATGAAAGATGAAGAGATGAAAGATGAAGAAATGAAAGATGTAGAAATGAAAGATGAAGAGATGAAAGATGAAGAGATGAAATATGACGAGATGAAAAATGAAGAGATGAAATATGACGAGATGAAAGATGAAGTGATGAAAGATGAAGAGATGAAAGATGAAGTGATGAAAGATGAAGAGATGAAAGACGAACAAATGAAATATGAAGAATTCAAAAATGAAGAATCCAAAAATGAAGAATCCAAAAATGAAGAATCCAAAAATGAAGAATccaaaaatgaagaattcaaaaatgaagaatccaaaaatgaagaatttaaaaatgaagaattcaaaaatgaagatatgtCTTATGATGAATACATGggatataaaaagaaagaagaagATGAATCATATAATACATTCAATGGTACTAAGAAAAATAACACATCCAACAGCTTCCTCGAAAAAGATTTACAAGGAGATTCTGACGATGAATTACATAGTACCTTTTATTCCAAAAATGtagataaagaaaattatgatgataaaaatattttctatgGTTATagtgataatgatgatgaaagcTTTTTAGAAACTGATTCTTATGAAGAATATGAAGACGAAGATAAAGATGTTGAAGATGAGTATGAAGAAAGTTTCTTACAAAATGATGAGAAAAAAATGGTCTTTTATGATTTATACAAGCCAGAAGAAAATGAATCTTATTATGAAAAGAAAcaaaagaaagaagaaaaagaagagaaAGAAGAGAAAGAACAAAGTTTGAACAAACAAAACGATATGGAAGACCAAGAAGataatgaagaatataaatttgaagaagaaaataaagaagaccTTCTAGATGTCCAACAAGATGAAGAATTACCAAGTGAAGGAAAACAAAAAGTAAAAGGAAAATCATTCGATAATGAACATTTGAATGAAATACAAAATGTTAGCGACGTACATGCATTTATACAAAAagatatgaaatatttagaTGATCTCATAGATGAAGAGCAAACTATTAAAGATGCCGTCAAAAAAAGTGCTTATAAAGGAAATAAGAAATtaggaaataataaaaaatcacAAATGATACTGGAAGAAGAACCAGAAGAAAATTTTGAAGAAGATGCTgatgaagaattaaataaactaatggaacaagaaaaaaatattgtagATAAAGAAATCAAAAATAGTAAAGCAAATAAAAGCaacaaaaaattacaatTCAATAACACtaataaacaaaacaaaatgtatatgaaaaacgaatataataataagacaaaaaataataaaaacaataaatttGAACAACAAAATTATGATGAATCATATATGGATGATGattatgaacaaaatgaagaatttaatgataataatcaaaGCGAAGATATGAAAGAAACAAATGAACTCgataaaattaatgatgAACTATTAACTGATCAAGGACCAAACGAAGATACattattagaaaataataataaaattttcgataataaatttgtagcacataaaaaaagagaaaaaagtATATCCCCACACAGTTACCAAAAGGTATCTACCAAAGTACAAAATAAGGAAGACATGGAAAATAAGGAAGAGAAACAATTGataa ATGATGAAGCCGCTATGACTGCTGAAGAATTAGTCGAATTAGAAAACACAGAAg atgTGAATACACCTACAATGGTAGAAACAGAAGAAATTGATTCTG atGAAAATGGAAATAAGTCAAGCAGTTCAATATCATACATTAGTTCTATAGTATTCCTTATGGTCAcccttttatattttatgaattaa
- a CDS encoding AAA family ATPase, putative, producing the protein MNFPNLSKKINSTVSSNKPYSSSDEKGGEHITGNFDPTALERGAKALKELDQSSNSSKAFEVIKLQELTKQKEYEKQMEELSLQRAQHMSNRMRMENEEKRKTINYQQEQERITAEYKTKLEAESYQKKLLDQQKQNEEWLRNQHEQYLRQENIRKRNELELMNIKMKQIKEEKRLERENMKARIFEENKGLIERERKNLDIHLTTLRTKADEDRKTKIESINKYFEQFNNSLFLFLNDKQKLYRFALTITLTSIGIYTTKHTTKFIRTYAETKLGKPKLIRETSLWHINKFFDIFNFKKNFALIKNFIYPFKNKNNLYNNYKIFDQIVLNEELQEKLQWSINSLKNSNKYNLYLKNILLHGPPGTGKTLFAKTLSYHSNFDYIIINGGDVSALGIHASVELNKIFDFLKRRKNKKCIIFIDEAEAFLRKGRNESSIHFSESLRNALATFLYHTGSESKKYSIILATNCKDILDQAVIDRIDEQYNFHNPNIKEIQKMLTMYFNKYVYPLKKYNITIDSSIDNEYIHNLSNKLCGLSGRQISKLCLNIQSCVFGSDTKVVTKELINLITAWHLSNSLEQTNNQNVNKKKQHSSNYTSSDDNSNFKLKDNPNVHKKKNEQHHNITNIEQEHNKKENDENSKNINLNNTPNHDAIKKKVLINEQL; encoded by the coding sequence atgAATTTTCCTAATTTGagtaagaaaataaattccACGGTTAGTAGTAATAAACCGTATTCATCGTCAGATGAAAAGGGAGGTGAACATATCACTGGAAATTTTGATCCTACAGCATTAGAAAGAGGTGCTAAAGCATTAAAAGAATTAGATCAGTCATCAAATTCTAGCAAAGCTTTTGAAGTTATAAAGTTACAAGAATTAACGAAACAgaaagaatatgaaaaacaAATGGAAGAATTATCCTTACAACGTGCTCAGCATATGAGCAATCGTATGAGAAtggaaaatgaagaaaaaaggaaaacgaTAAATTACCAGCAGGAACAAGAACGTATTACTGCtgaatataaaacaaaattagAAGCTGAATCATACCAAAAGAAACTTCTTGATCAACAGAAACAAAACGAAGAATGGTTACGTAATCAACATGAACAATATTTAAGACAAgaaaatattagaaaaagaaatgaactagaattaatgaatattaaaatgaaacAAATTAAAGAAGAGAAACGTTTAGAAAGAGAAAATATGAAAGCTAGGAtttttgaagaaaataaaggcTTAATAGaaagagaaagaaaaaatttagaTATACATTTAACAACATTAAGAACTAAAGCTGATGAAgatagaaaaacaaaaatagaaagtattaataaatattttgaacaatttaataattctttattcctatttttaaatgataaaCAAAAACTATATAGATTTGCATTAACCATTACATTAACATCTATAGGTATATATACTACGAAACATACTACAAAATTTATTAGAACATATGCAGAAACAAAATTAGGAAAACCAAAATTAATTCGAGAAACTTCTCTATggcatattaataaattctttgatatttttaattttaaaaaaaattttgctcttatcaaaaattttatctatccttttaaaaataaaaataatttatataacaattataaaatttttgatCAAATTGTCTTAAATGAAGAACTACAAGAAAAGTTACAATGGTCTATAAATAGTTTAAAAAAttctaataaatataatttgtatttaaaaaatattcttttacaCGGACCACCAGGTACCGGAAAAACATTATTTGCCAAAACTCTTTCATATCATAGTAATTTcgattatataattattaacgGAGGTGATGTTAGTGCATTAGGTATTCATGCTTCCgtagaattaaataaaatatttgattttctgaaaagaagaaaaaataaaaaatgtattatttttattgatgAAGCAGAAGCCTTTTTACGAAAAGGAAGAAATGAATCATCTATTCATTTTTCAGAAAGCTTAAGAAATGCTTTAGCAACATTTCTTTATCATACAGGTTCTGAATCTAAAAAATATTCCATAATACTGGCTACCAATTGTAAAGATATATTAGATCAAGCTGTTATCGATCGTATAGATGAACAGTATAATTTCCACAATCCCAATATTAAAGAGATACAAAAAATGCTTACTatgtattttaataaatatgtataccctttaaaaaaatataatattactattgATTCGTCTATtgataatgaatatatacataatctTTCGAATAAACTATGTGGATTATCAGGAAGACAAATCTCTAAACTATGTCTTAATATACAAAGTTGTGTTTTTGGTAGTGACACCAAAGTTGTTACAAAGGAATTAATCAATTTAATAACTGCATGGCATTTAAGTAATTCACTTGAACAAACAAATAATCAAAAcgtaaacaaaaaaaagcaaCACTCATCAAATTATACATCTTCCGATGATAATTCAAATTTTAAACTCAAAGATAATCCGaatgttcataaaaaaaaaaacgaacaACACCATAACATTACTAATATTGAGCAAGAACAtaacaaaaaggaaaatgacgaaaattcaaaaaatattaacttGAATAATACTCCAAACCATGATGCTATAAAGAAAAAGGTATTAATAAATGAACAATTgtga
- a CDS encoding mediator of RNA polymerase II transcription subunit 10, putative — protein MKKSGKGRIKLKIQINTEEEENKENIIYENKNKKRKGSDISDDNDESIEKFKDLDNSYASDRKQKEDNDLEKKIISIISQLTKITCICEDKKNNINNLENEKICKKLIKQMYKYEKYLLQFSNYINENNNHNLDDITFPNGLIKAVDNYINPNVWIYQYLLLETKKQNDSYRNLIQNISTFDSTLKHKILNNDSNHLVNPVYPPLDENLLNSLNNTQQNYYKNVHIPKELSHYYLKSRNKTKED, from the coding sequence ATGAAAAAGAGTGGTAAAGGACGAATAAAGttgaaaatacaaataaacactgaagaagaagaaaataaggaaaacataatttatgaaaataaaaataagaaaaggaAAGGATCTGATATtagtgatgataatgatgagaGCATAGAAAAATTTAAAGATTTAGATAATAGTTATGCGTCCGAtagaaaacaaaaagaagataatgatttagaaaaaaaaattatatcgaTAATATCACAATTAACAAAAATTACTTGTATATGtgaggataaaaaaaataatattaataatttagagAATGAAAagatatgtaaaaaattaataaaacaaatgtataaatatgaaaaatatttattacaatttagtaattatattaatgaaaataataatcataatttaGATGATATTACATTTCCTAATGGTTTAATAAAAGCTgtagataattatataaatcccAATGTCTGGATTTATCAATATCTATTATTAGAAaccaaaaaacaaaatgattcCTATCGTAatttaatacaaaatatttcaaCTTTTGATAGTActttaaaacataaaatactaaataatgatagtaaTCATTTAGTTAATCCAGTCTACCCACCTCTTGACGAAAATCTTTTAAATTCTCTTAATAATACTCaacaaaattattacaaaaatgtacatataccCAAGGAATTATCCCACTATTATTTGAAAAGCAGGAACAAAACAAAAGAGGATTAG
- a CDS encoding E3 ubiquitin-protein ligase, putative, with translation MENKDNKRRGFLKNWNINYLSTNFNNLIKHNENTHNTKHDQKNEHVDDNKTNKIYDINENIKFIKEKEIMRENNKIDVNNNININLSSSLSNKGYYDSINHNVKDCINVMNDSNTTTTTTTTTTTTNNNNNNNNNNNNNNKPTSYLDFCEAWSKFKFRNLASHANDQINKDKQSYNHGESQGNIQNIGLGNKNSCDNKGLLNCNMAHNNSNINYLNNHNNINNCINRDNNNIDHNKRNNYHNNNNNNKNNCSSNNSSNNNSSSNNNNNNGNNSDNHNNDNGNHFNRHNNFNNNHMNNYNGHNNNNNDDDDNGDHSDNNNEKNNKFYKNNDGSSVSSSSSVSSSSSFISNDSYAAKNPKTNNEQCKRKKKKKKEREKENNNNPPDMDTYNSNISVMNNMNSMNNMNNNMESNMRTDVNVHHNNMNRRNSFNNSSNLQHTYNNNYNQYDHKNSNDSYTRNERRNSLNNYNFRKPSLNPNNEFYNNNDYSSDLINSHPINYSNVPESNYNMNHPIHHMNSASHGMSNNTSHGMSNNTSHGMSNNTSHGMSNNTSHGMSNNTSHGMSNNTSHGMSNNTSHSMNNTSHSMNNTSHSMNNPSHHINHSSHNVMNKNCGNKRNYTSNNSGDYNESVKSNNYYNHAGNNTNYYNSNKNSISSENLNKQIKKGAEGGDADNVRYSIDKTEEVEKKNPNMINIEMLNPEDRKKEAEKYKVLGNQSYKLGYFESAIDYYTKAIQYDNTNHVYYTNRALCYKKQKLWKLANMDARQALNLEEESVKAHFILGLTLLHLNSLEEGLKKLTKAKTLSSYLKDSNESEINRYIMQAKKLIYLRDEQNKQLSYTELQSFFIDKINLLNQIGYITNEEKSLRIQQTEGIFKELLDSFQKKQVPDYLCCKISMCLMNEPVITPSGMTYDKIFLYEHVKHNGSFDPVSREQFSIREVIPNYAIKEATEHFLKANPWAFEE, from the coding sequence AtggaaaataaagataataaaagaagagggtttttgaaaaattggaatattaattatttgtcaacaaattttaataatcttATTAAACATAACGAAAACACACATAATACAAAACATgatcaaaaaaatgaacatgttgatgataacaaaacaaataaaatatatgatattaacgaaaatataaaatttattaaagaaaaagaaataatgagagaaaataataaaatcgatgtaaataataatattaatataaatttatcatCTTCTTTATCTAATAAAGGATATTATGATTCAATAAATCATAATGTTAAAGATTGTATAAATGTAATGAATGATTCTAATAccactactactactactactactactactactactaataataataataataataataataataataataataataataaacctACTTCCTATTTGGATTTCTGTGAAGCATGGTCCAAATTTAAATTTAGGAATTTGGCTAGTCATGCAAATGATCAAATAAACAAAGACAAACAAAGTTATAACCATGGAGAATCACAAGgtaatattcaaaatattggacttggaaataaaaattcatGTGATAATAAAGGTTTGTTAAATTGTAATATGGCACATAATAATTCCAACATTAATTATTtgaataatcataataatataaataattgtattaatcgtgataataacaatattgaCCATAATAAGagaaataattatcataataataataataataataaaaataattgcagtagtaataatagtagtaataataatagtagtagtaataacaacaataataacggaaataatagtgataatcataataatgataatggtAATCATTTTAATcgtcataataattttaataataatcatatgaataattataatggtcataataataataataatgatgatgatgataatggtGATCATAGCGACAATAATAACGAGAAGAATAATAAGTTTTACAAAAATAACGATGGCTCATCTGTTTCCTCATCCTCTTCTGTGTCCTCATCATCCTCATTTATTTCAAACGATTCTTATGCAGCAAAGAAtccaaaaacaaataatgaacaatgtaagaggaaaaaaaaaaaaaaaaaggaaagagaaaaagaaaataataataacccCCCTGATATGGACACgtataatagtaatattagtgtaatgaataatatgaatagtatgaataatatgaataataacatGGAAAGTAATATGAGGACCGATGTAAATgtacatcataataatatgaatagaaGAAATAGTTTTAATAATAGTTCTAATTTACAACatacttataataataattacaatcAGTATGATCATAAGAATTCAAATGATAGTTATACAAGAAATGAAAGAAGAAATAgcttaaataattataatttcagAAAGCCTTCTTTGAATCCTAATAATGAAttttacaataataatgattattctagtgatttaataaattcaCATCCTATTAATTATTCAAATGTTCCAGAAtctaattataatatgaatcaTCCTATTCATCATATGAATAGTGCAAGTCATGGTATGAGCAATAATACAAGTCATGGTATGAGCAATAATACAAGTCATGGTATGAGCAATAATACAAGTCATGGTATGAGCAATAATACAAGTCATGGTATGAGCAATAATACAAGTCATGGTATGAGCAATAATACAAGTCATGGTATGAGCAATAATACAAGTCATAGTATGAACAATACTAGTCATAGTATGAACAATACTAGTCATAGTATGAACAATCCTAGCCACCATATAAATCATTCCAGTCATAAtgttatgaataaaaattgtgggaataaaagaaattacaCATCCAACAATTCGGGGGATTATAACGAGAGCgtaaaaagtaataattaCTACAACCATGCAGGTAATAATacgaattattataatagtaataaaaatagcATTTCAAGTGAAAATTTgaataaacaaattaaaaaaggagCAGAGGGAGGAGATGCAGATAATGTAAGATATTCCATTGATAAAACAGAAGAggtggaaaaaaaaaatccaaatatgataaatattgaAATGTTAAATCCAGAAGATCGAAAAAAAGAAGCGGAGAAATATAAAGTATTAGGTAATCAAAGTTATAAACTAGGTTATTTTGAATCAGCTATTGATTATTATACAAAAGCTATACAATATGATAATACAAATcatgtatattatacaaatagagccttatgttataaaaaacaaaaattatggAAACTAGCAAATATGGATGCTAGACAAGCATTAAATTTAGAAGAAGAATCGGTTAAAGCGCATTTTATTCTTGGATTAACCTTATTACATCTAAATAGTTTAGAAGAaggattaaaaaaattaacaaaagCTAAAACGTTATCAAGTTATTTAAAAGATTCAAATGAAAGTGAAAttaatagatatattatgcaagccaaaaaattaatttatttacgtgatgaacaaaataaacaattGTCTTACACAGAATTACaatctttttttatagataaaattaatttattaaaccAAATAGGCTATATAACGAATGAAGAAAAATCCTTAAGAATACAACAAACGGAAGGaatatttaaagaattattagattcgtttcaaaaaaaacaagTACCAGATTATTTATGTTGTAAAATATCCATGTGCCTAATGAATGAACCTGTTATAACTCCTAGTGGTATGACctatgataaaatatttttatatgaacatGTCAAACATAATGGATCCTTTGATCCTGTCAGCAGGGAACAATTTTCTATACGTGAAGTCATTCCAAACTATGCTATAAAAGAAGCCACAGAGCACTTTTTGAAGGCTAATCCATGGGCCTTCGAGGAATGA